A window from Montipora capricornis isolate CH-2021 chromosome 7, ASM3666992v2, whole genome shotgun sequence encodes these proteins:
- the LOC138056655 gene encoding TNF receptor-associated factor 4-like, which translates to MSAHVDVDGDCPLAIVPCQYTDMGCKFKGRRNEMDKHVQENMQIHLDLAHLRIRELEQRQEYVCTNGKFLWKISSYLQLFQQSATKKEKEKLCSPPFYTGQYGYKLREEAFLNGLGQGKGTHLSLYVVIMKGEYDAILPWPFQQRVDFVLIDQDDDIGVRQNKIWRLSCDRDSDYFKRPNKVKSLGFGCPKFVSLDTLRTRHYIRDNTIFIRIDVDPVDAS; encoded by the exons ATGTCAGCACATGTGGATGTTGATGGGGATTGCCCTTTAGCAATTGTACCATGTCAGTACACTGATATGGGGTGTAAATTTAAG GGAAGGAGAAACGAGATGGACAAACATGTCCAAGAGAATATGCAGATTCACTTGGATCTGGCCCATCTGAGAATAAGAGAACTTGAACAGAGGCAAGAATATGTGTGCAcaaatggcaaatttttgtggaaaatctCCAGCTATTTGCAACTGTTTCAACAGTCTGCCACcaagaaggaaaaagaaaaactctgtaGCCCACCATTTTACACTGGACAGTATGGTTACAAGTTGCGGGAGGAAGCTTTCTTGAATGGCCTCGGGCAAGGAAAAGGAACTCATCTTTCACTATACGTGGTTATAATGAAAGGCGAATATGATGCCATTCTCCCGTGGCCATTTCAGCAACGAGTTGACTTTGTTCTTATTGATCAAGATGACGACATTGGTGTACGGCAGAATAAAATTTGGAGACTGTCATGCGATCGCGATAGTGATTACTTCAAGAGACCCAACAAAGTAAAGAGCCTTGGGTTTGGTTGCCCGAAGTTTGTGTCTTTAGATACACTTAGAACAAGACATTACATACGAGACAATACCATCTTCATTAGAATAGACGTAGACCCCGTAGATGCATCTTGA
- the LOC138055819 gene encoding uncharacterized protein: MGPEYVSDLNHTNTLRELNRKLPLFMRVKWTECAGRIIESGQRPRFADFLQFLKQRAILVNNEFGEDLNSSPSRDKEKIKGRDGRNRPPHKFTTMATGARNDRSSQHRGSQGTNGAKQDCSVCPKQHGVWRCGKFKGLPYQERMKVVQENSLCIKCLNGGHYARICPKTNFKCQIEGCNKEHNTLLHPPPSESDGGGTSQSQLNREGQRLNTIEGSNSETSNQDGIHVTAATGAGERVCLSVVPLKVQVKGSDLPPVETYALLDSGSEVTLCHEHLQQKLGVSGPRLNFTLSGMTGSTRVESQLLDIVATSMDETVSVELSNVRTVKHMPISRDCIAKKGELTRWSHLCDIELQELEVGEVMLVIGLKEKPNLFLPLEYKAGGEDEPVAVRYSLGWTVIGPVGGRKEDPNCSANFTRTIESSIVYDNVPVLRDEHVCPSPIEGRRLNKQPNNVDSGQFLNEQFTDELAGQKDANWLLFSEVECEIRDEELRQQLERLWKTDFENMEVETEVCASVEDQRALEIMEGSLREVNGHIQVALSWRHDPPYLPNNKVMAERRALLLKRRLMKDEDLLEKYRTTMNDYIEKGHAEMVPEEELNLRNRPVWFLPHHPVMHPLKPDKVRVVYDCAAKFGQTSLNQQLLQGPDQTNQLVGVLSRFRQNSVGMVADIEAMFHQVLVDPKDCDSLRFLWWPNGDLTKEMREYRMVKHLFGATSSPSVANFCLRKTAQLHREEFDKEVIETVNRDMYVDDMMKSTSTTEKAISLASQLRTLLKKGGFRLTKWYSNDREVMATIPESERAKSVVNLELEQLPTESALGLKWNIEEDKFVWGVMEKMLQRVSQKPVTRRGIVSAVYSLFDPLGFIAPYAMKAKLLLQTLSRKRLGWDDTLEETDKEQWKRIW; the protein is encoded by the coding sequence ATGGGACCTGAGTATGTGAGTGACTTAAATCATACAAACACTCTTCGAGAACTAAACAGGAAGCTTCCGTTGTTTATGAGGGTCAAGTGGACTGAGTGTGCGGGTAGGATTATTGAGTCGGGTCAGAGGCCCAGATTTGCGGACTTTCTTCAGTTCTTGAAGCAGAGAGCAATACTTGTGAACAATGAATTTGGAGAAGACCTTAATTCTAGTCCATCAAGGGACAAGGAGAAAATCAAAGGTAGAGATGGTCGGAATCGACCCCCTCACAAGTTTACAACAATGGCCACAGGTGCACGAAATGATCGAAGCTCTCAACACAGAGGCTCGCAAGGAACAAATGGTGCTAAGCAAGATTGTTCTGTCTGTCCCAAACAGCATGGTGTTTGGAGGTGTGGTAAATTTAAAGGTTTGCCCTATCAGGAGAGGATGAAGGTTGTTCAGGAAAACAGCCTCTGTATTAAGTGTCTAAATGGTGGCCACTATGCGAGAATATGCCCTAAGACAAATTTCAAATGCCAGATAGAAGGGTGCAATAAGGAACACAACACATTGTTACACCCTCCACCCTCTGAGTCTGATGGTGGTGGTACCAGCCAAAGCCAGCTTAATCGAGAAGGCCAAAGATTGAACACAATCGAAGGTTCAAATTCTGAGACGAGTAATCAAGATGGAATTCATGTAACTGCTGCAACTGGGGCTGGCGAGCGAGTGTGCTTAAGTGTTGTTCCTCTCAAGGTTCAAgtaaaaggaagtgatctaccaCCAGTAGAAACATATGCTTTGTTAGACAGTGGATCAGAAGTAACTCTTTGTCATGAACATTTGCAGCAGAAACTTGGTGTGAGTGGTCCAAGGCTCAACTTTACATTATCAGGGATGACAGGATCCACAAGGGTGGAAAGTCAACTGCTAGACATTGTTGCGACGTCAATGGATGAAACTGTGTCAGTGGAGTTGTCAAATGTTAGAACAGTGAAACACATGCCAATCTCACGTGACTGTATTGCCAAGAAAGGAGAGCTAACCAGATGGTCTCACTTGTGCGATATTGAATTACAAGAATTAGAAGTTGGAGAAGTTATGTTAGTGATTGGTCTCAAGGAGAAGCCAAATTTGTTCCTACCGCTGGAGTACAAGGCAGGAGGTGAAGATGAACCAGTAGCAGTCAGATATAGTTTGGGATGGACTGTTATTGGTCCTGTTGGTGGTCGGAAAGAAGACCCGAATTGTTCAGCAAATTTCACTCGCACAATAGAGAGTTCTATTGTTTATGACAATGTTCCTGTCCTGCGAGATGAACATGTGTGTCCTAGCCCGATTGAAGGTAGAAGATTAAACAAGCAACCAAATAATGTAGACAGTGGTCAATTCCTTAACGAACAATTCACCGATGAGTTAGCTGGGCAGAAGGATGCCAATTGGTTGTTGTTCAGCGAAGTTGAATGCGAAATTCGTGACGAAGAGTTGCGCCAGCAGTTAGAGAGACTATGGAAAACAGACTTTGAAAACATGGAAGTAGAAACTGAAGTTTGTGCATCGGTCGAAGACCAAAGAGCCCTAGAGATTATGGAAGGGTCCCTTCGAGAAGTCAATGGACACATTCAAGTTGCCTTGTCTTGGAGACATGACCCACCGTATTTGCCCAACAATAAGGTGATGGCAGAAAGAAGAGCCCTGCTTCTAAAGAGGCGTCTTATGAAGGATGAGGATTTGTTGGAGAAGTATCGGACAACGATGAACGACTATATCGAAAAGGGGCACGCAGAAATGGTTCCTGAGGAAGAGTTGAATTTAAGGAACAGACCAGTGTGGTTCCTTCCTCACCATCCAGTGATGCACCCTTTGAAGCCCGACAAAGTCAGGGTGGTGTATGATTGTGCAGCAAAATTTGGACAGACATCTCTAAATCAGCAGTTGCTACAGGGCCCGGATCAGACAAATCAATTAGTGGGTGTCTTAAGTCGTTTCAGACAGAACAGTGTTGGAATGGTTGCTGATATTGAAGCAATGTTTCATCAGGTCCTGGTGGACCCAAAGGACTGTGACAGTTTAAGATTTTTGTGGTGGCCAAATGGGGAcctgacaaaggaaatgaggGAGTATCGAATGGTAAAACATTTGTTTGGTGCTACATCTTCGCCAAGTGTTGCTAATTTCTGTCTAAGGAAGACAGCGCAGTTGCATCGGGAAGAGTTTGACAAAGAAGTAATAGAGACAGTGAACCGAGACATGTATGTAGACGACATGATGAAGTCGACAAGCACCACAGAGAAGGCGATTAGTTTAGCAAGTCAGCTGCGGACACTGCTGAAGAAGGGTGGATTCCGCTTGACGAAGTGGTATAGTAATGACCGAGAAGTGATGGCGACAATACCAGAGTCCGAAAGAGCCAAATCGGTGGTGAATTTAGAGCTTGAGCAACTCCCAACAGAGAGTGCTCTTGGACTTAAATGGAACATAGAAGAAGACAAGTTTGTATGGGGAGTTATGGAGAAGATGTTGCAGCGAGTGAGTCAGAAACCAGTGACACGTAGAGGAATTGTGTCAGCTGTTTACTCCCTCTTTGATCCACTGGGATTCATTGCACCATACGCCATGAAAGCCAAGTTGTTGTTGCAAACGCTCAGTAGGAAGAGGCTGGGTTGGGATGATACGTTGGAAGAAACCGACAAAGAACAATGGAAGCGGATTTGGTGA
- the LOC138055820 gene encoding uncharacterized protein: MGKARLAPIREISIPRLELTAAVISVRLSKIIREELDMTIDRVCYWCDSTSVLKCINNESKRFHTFESNRLTVIRNGSKPSEWRYVNRDDNPADDGSKGLKIDTMLKDDRWLKGPKFLWEDESHWPRLIKIPVLGDDDVEVRKEAQIYVSAVQSNVLDDLISYYSCWWKLKCSIAWLLRYKQYLQIKVLSKKKASIASDSLLKSSEMQLTNFGHLTVAELQVAEREIFKRVQQVAFPEVIDVLSATKCCEDKKYPKKVLKKVGASIRQLTPQLKAGLLRVGGRLVNAPIGDERKHPIILPYKHHVTDLIIKQCHENLGHMGQESVLSSLREAVWIVKGRSAVRRVLGRCMTCQRQRSACPGNQFMADLPEARLAPEKPPFTYVGVDYFGPLEVKQGRSRVKRYGCLFTCLTTRAVHIEIAHSLDTDSMINALRRFISVRGYPEQIRSDQGSNFIKADKELKEAIEEWNQHKINNFC, from the coding sequence ATGGGAAAGGCAAGATTGGCTCCCATACGGGAAATTTCGATTCCAAGATTGGAACTGACAGCCGCTGTTATCTCCGTAAGGCTCTCTAAGATAATTCGAGAAGAATTGGACATGACAATAGACCGTGTTTGCTATTGGTGTGACTCAACTTCCGTGCTAAAGTGCATCAACAATGAATCAAAGAGATTCCACACGTTTGAGTCTAATCGCCTGACAGTGATACGCAATGGCTCCAAACCCTCAGAGTGGAGATATGTGAACCGGGACGATAATCCTGCTGATGATGGTTCGAAAGGTCTTAAAATAGACACCATGTTGAAGGATGACCGTTGGTTGAAAGGACCCAAGTTCCTGTGGGAAGACGAGAGTCACTGGCCCAGATTGATCAAAATTCCTGTCTTAGGAGATGATGATGTAGAAGTTAGGAAAGAGGCTCAGATTTATGTCTCTGCTGTTCAAAGTAATGTTTTGGATGACCTGATTTCGTACTACTCCTGTTGGTGGAAATTGAAATGTTCCATTGCGTGGTTGTTACGCTACAAACAGTATCTGCAAATTAAGGTTCTGTCAAAAAAGAAGGCGTCGATTGCAAGTGACTCTTTACTCAAGTCCAGTGAAATGCAATTGACGAACTTTGGCCATTTGACAGTTGCAGAGCTCCAAGTAGCCGAAAGAGAGATATTTAAACGAGTTCAGCAAGTGGCCTTTCCAGAAGTCATTGATGTACTTTCGGCAACAAAGTGTTGTGAGGATAAGAAGTACCCAAAGAAGGTTTTAAAGAAGGTCGGTGCATCAATACGTCAGCTGACTCCTCAGCTTAAGGCAGGTCTATTGAGGGTCGGAGGTCGACTAGTAAATGCACCCATTGGTGACGAAAGGAAGCATCCTATTATCCTGCCATACAAGCATCATGTGACTGACCTCATTATTAAGCAGTGTCATGAAAACTTGGGTCATATGGGGCAAGAATCTGTCTTGTCATCCTTGAGAGAGGCGGTTTGGATTGTGAAGGGGAGATCGGCGGTGCGGCGTGTTTTAGGAAGATGCATGACCTGTCAACGGCAGAGAAGTGCGTGCCCTGGGAACCAGTTCATGGCAGATCTACCAGAAGCGAGGCTTGCACCTGAGAAACCACCTTTCACTTATGTGGGTGTTGATTATTTTGGACCACTTGAAGTTAAGCAAGGAAGATCCCGTGTTAAGAGATATGGCTGTCTCTTCACCTGTTTAACAACGCGTGCGGTGCATATCGAGATAGCCCACTCCTTAGACACCGATTCAATGATTAATGCCCTTAGAAGATTCATCAGCGTTCGTGGCTATCCAGAGCAAATAAGGAGCGACCAAGGAAGTAACTTCATAAAGGCAGACAAGGAGCTGAAAGAAGCTATCGAAGAGTGGAATCAACACAAGATCAACAACTTCTGCTGA
- the LOC138055821 gene encoding uncharacterized protein produces the protein MGGAWERMIRSVRQILKAILKEQLVSDEVLSTVMSEAVNILNSRPLTRNSDSALDEQPLTPNHLLHLRPCPDLPPGIFDKDDLSCRRAWRQAQYLANLFWLRWTREYLPNLLERKKWNTLRRNLKVGDLVLLADKSFPRGKWPLGRVVEVMPSRDGLVRTARVKTSCTVATRAKRQRKGEPLSEESTTELTRPVTKLCLLEMD, from the coding sequence ATGGGAGGGGCATGGGAGCGGATGATACGTTCCGTGAGACAGATTTTGAAGGCCATTTTAAAGGAGCAGTTAGTATCTGATGAAGTACTTTCAACTGTGATGTCCGAAGCGGTGAACATTTTAAATTCCAGACCTCTCACTCGGAACAGTGACAGCGCCCTTGATGAACAGCCACTGACCCCTAATCATCTGCTACATTTACGTCCGTGTCCGGACTTACCACCGGGAATATTTGATAAAGATGACCTCAGCTGTAGACGTGCTTGGAGGCAAGCACAGTATTTAGCCAATTTGTTCTGGCTCAGATGGACAAGAGAATACCTCCCAAACTTGTTAGAGAGGAAGAAGTGGAACACGCTAAGAAGAAACTTGAAGGTCGGTGATTTAGTCCTGTTGGCAGACAAGTCCTTCCCTAGAGGCAAATGGCCGCTTGGACGAGTCGTGGAGGTCATGCCTAGTCGAGACGGATTAGTGCGCACAGCGAGAGTGAAGACGAGCTGTACGGTTGCGACTCGCGCTAAACGACAGCGCAAGGGAGAGCCTCTGAGCGAAGAAAGTACGACTGAGCTGACACGCCCAGTGACCAAGTTATGTTTGCTTGAAATGGACTGA